In one window of Pseudomonas sp. IAC-BECa141 DNA:
- a CDS encoding DUF2388 domain-containing protein produces MRSPLIAAALGMLLLADMAQAHTLVATSNIIVRASQRTIDFTSDTTTSIRDSKIIREAHDDAASFVATDGDIRGANLEAAFNTLRTRVPEARDASDQVLAEAILAL; encoded by the coding sequence ATGCGTAGCCCGCTGATTGCTGCCGCCCTTGGCATGCTGTTGTTAGCCGATATGGCCCAGGCGCACACCCTGGTAGCCACCAGTAACATCATCGTCCGCGCCTCCCAGCGCACCATTGATTTCACCTCCGACACCACCACGTCGATTCGCGATTCGAAAATCATCCGCGAAGCCCACGACGACGCCGCCAGTTTCGTGGCCACCGACGGTGATATCCGTGGTGCAAACCTGGAAGCCGCCTTCAATACCTTGCGCACCCGCGTGCCGGAAGCTCGCGACGCCAGTGATCAGGTACTCGCCGAAGCCATCCTCGCACTGTGA
- a CDS encoding DUF2388 domain-containing protein, translating into MRFLSNLLIPSVLIAACWTPLADAFDVSTQNTVVSVWATGMVSSAPFDRKLIIAAQDDAAAFVASDGQMRGAQLESALHYLRKSRPKLHVSDLELAQAILVQ; encoded by the coding sequence ATGCGTTTTCTTTCAAATCTGCTCATCCCCTCCGTACTGATCGCCGCCTGCTGGACTCCTCTGGCAGACGCCTTCGATGTGTCCACACAAAACACCGTGGTCAGCGTCTGGGCCACCGGCATGGTGTCTTCCGCGCCGTTCGACCGTAAACTGATCATCGCCGCGCAGGACGATGCTGCAGCGTTCGTTGCCAGTGACGGCCAGATGCGCGGCGCACAGCTGGAATCCGCCCTGCATTACCTGCGCAAAAGCCGGCCAAAACTTCATGTCAGCGACCTTGAACTGGCACAGGCAATTCTCGTCCAATAG
- a CDS encoding DUF1127 domain-containing protein: MERTLSSELFFEDKAVKTQASLPLRVIANLMLWQRRISSRHQLARLDSRLLADAGISEAQRYEELSKPFWR; the protein is encoded by the coding sequence ATGGAACGTACACTCAGTTCCGAACTGTTCTTCGAAGACAAAGCTGTAAAAACCCAGGCTTCCCTGCCTCTGCGCGTTATCGCCAACCTGATGCTGTGGCAGCGCCGCATCTCCAGCCGCCACCAACTGGCTCGTCTGGATTCGCGTCTGCTGGCTGACGCCGGGATTAGCGAAGCACAACGCTACGAAGAGCTGAGCAAGCCGTTCTGGCGCTAA
- a CDS encoding NAD(P)(+) transhydrogenase (Re/Si-specific) subunit beta, translating to MSMNLVTTLYLIASICFIQALKGLSHPTTSRRGNLFGMLGMALAILTTVGLIYKLGALSLEQGGATAGIGYVIVGLLIGGTAGSIMAKRVEMTKMPELVAFMHSMIGLAAVFIAIAAVVEPQSLGIVKQLGDSIPAGNRLELFLGAAIGAITFSGSVIAFGKLSGKYKFRLFQGAPVQFSGQHKLNAVLGLATLILGVTFMLTGNLAAFALMLALAFVMGVLIIIPIGGADMPVVVSMLNSYSGWAAAGIGFSLNNSMLIIAGSLVGSSGAILSYIMCKAMNRSFFNVLLGGFGNTADAGPAGEKEARPVKSGSADDATFLLTNADTVIIVPGYGLAVARAQHALKELTEKLTHHGVTVKYAIHPVAGRMPGHMNVLLAEAEVPYDQVFEMEDINSEFGQADVVLVLGANDVVNPAAKNDPKSPIAGMPILEAFKAKTIIVNKRSMASGYAGLDNELFYLDKTMMVFGDAKKVIEDMVKAVE from the coding sequence ATGAGCATGAACCTCGTCACGACGCTCTATCTGATCGCGTCGATCTGCTTCATCCAGGCCCTCAAAGGCCTGTCGCACCCGACCACGTCGCGCCGCGGCAACCTGTTCGGCATGCTCGGCATGGCGTTGGCAATCCTGACCACTGTCGGCCTCATCTATAAGCTCGGCGCGCTCTCTTTAGAACAAGGCGGGGCCACCGCCGGCATTGGCTATGTGATCGTCGGTCTGCTGATCGGCGGCACCGCCGGTTCGATCATGGCCAAGCGCGTTGAAATGACCAAGATGCCGGAACTGGTTGCGTTCATGCACAGCATGATCGGTCTGGCAGCGGTGTTCATCGCCATTGCTGCCGTGGTCGAGCCGCAGTCCCTGGGCATCGTCAAGCAACTGGGCGACTCGATCCCGGCGGGTAACCGTCTGGAGCTGTTCCTCGGCGCAGCCATCGGTGCAATCACCTTCTCCGGTTCGGTGATTGCGTTCGGCAAGCTCTCGGGCAAGTACAAGTTCCGTCTGTTCCAGGGCGCACCGGTACAGTTCAGCGGTCAGCACAAGCTGAACGCAGTATTGGGCCTGGCGACGCTGATCCTCGGCGTCACCTTCATGCTGACCGGCAACCTCGCCGCGTTCGCACTGATGCTGGCCCTGGCGTTCGTCATGGGCGTGCTGATCATCATCCCGATCGGCGGCGCCGACATGCCGGTGGTGGTGTCGATGCTCAACAGCTATTCCGGCTGGGCGGCAGCGGGTATCGGCTTCTCGCTGAACAACTCGATGCTGATCATTGCCGGCTCGCTGGTGGGTTCGAGCGGTGCGATCCTCTCGTACATCATGTGCAAGGCGATGAACCGTTCCTTCTTTAATGTACTGCTCGGCGGTTTCGGCAACACCGCGGACGCCGGTCCTGCCGGTGAGAAGGAAGCCCGTCCGGTGAAATCCGGTTCGGCTGACGACGCAACCTTCCTGCTGACCAACGCCGACACCGTGATCATCGTGCCTGGCTACGGTCTGGCGGTGGCCCGTGCGCAGCATGCGCTGAAAGAGCTCACCGAGAAACTGACCCATCATGGCGTGACCGTGAAGTATGCGATCCACCCGGTGGCCGGTCGGATGCCCGGACACATGAACGTACTGCTGGCCGAAGCCGAAGTGCCGTACGACCAGGTGTTCGAGATGGAAGACATCAACTCCGAGTTCGGCCAGGCCGACGTGGTGCTGGTGCTCGGCGCCAACGACGTGGTCAACCCGGCCGCCAAGAACGATCCGAAATCGCCGATTGCCGGCATGCCGATCCTCGAAGCGTTCAAGGCCAAGACCATCATCGTCAACAAGCGCTCGATGGCCAGCGGCTATGCCGGTCTGGACAACGAACTGTTCTACCTGGACAAGACCATGATGGTGTTCGGCGACGCGAAGAAAGTCATCGAAGACATGGTCAAAGCGGTCGAGTAA
- a CDS encoding DUF2388 domain-containing protein — protein MSRLRLLSAAALLAVAANASASSFIVTTDAVVGALKSSSDATSDVTSSFRDDKIVLAARDDAASFVASEGEIRGVKLESALDHIRHQAPQLNATDAQLAQAILTI, from the coding sequence ATGTCCCGCCTTCGTCTGCTCAGCGCCGCCGCCCTGCTGGCCGTAGCTGCCAACGCCAGTGCCAGCAGCTTCATCGTTACTACCGACGCCGTGGTTGGCGCGCTCAAGTCCTCCTCCGATGCCACGTCCGACGTCACTTCGTCCTTCCGTGACGACAAGATCGTGCTCGCCGCCCGTGACGACGCTGCCAGCTTCGTGGCCAGCGAAGGCGAAATCCGTGGCGTGAAACTGGAGAGCGCACTGGATCACATCCGTCATCAGGCTCCGCAACTGAACGCGACCGACGCACAGCTGGCCCAGGCCATTCTGACGATCTAA
- a CDS encoding acetyl-CoA hydrolase/transferase family protein, protein MYRDRIRLPSLLDKVMSAADAAALIEDGMTVGMSGFTRAGEAKAVPHALAERAKVTPLKISLMTGASLGNDLDKQLTEAGVLSRRMPFQVDSTLRKAINAGEVMFIDQHLSETVEQLRNQQLKLPDIAVIEAVAITEQGHIVPTTSVGNSASFAIFAKHVIVEINLAHNANLEGLHDIYIPTYRPTRTPIPLVKVDDRIGSTAIPIPPEKIVAIVITQQSDSPSTVSSPDVDTKAIADHLIAFLKQEVDAGRMTNKLGPLQAGIGNIANAVMCGLIDSPFEDLTMYSEVLQDSTFDLIDAGKLSFASGSSITLSERRNSDVFGNLEKYKDKLVLRPQEISNHPEVVRRLGIIGINTALEFDIYGNVNSTHVCGTRMMNGIGGSGDFARNAHLAVFVTKSIAKGGAISSVVPMVSHVDHTEHDVDILVTEVGLADLRGLAPRERARVIIDNCVHPDFRQALNDYFEKACAIGGHTPHILRDALSWHINLEETGRMLAV, encoded by the coding sequence ATGTACCGTGACCGTATTCGCCTGCCTTCGTTGTTGGATAAAGTGATGAGCGCCGCCGACGCCGCTGCGCTGATTGAGGACGGCATGACCGTCGGCATGAGCGGCTTTACCCGTGCCGGCGAAGCCAAGGCCGTGCCCCATGCGCTGGCCGAGCGAGCCAAGGTCACGCCGCTGAAGATCAGCCTGATGACCGGTGCCAGCCTGGGCAACGACCTCGACAAACAACTGACCGAAGCCGGCGTGCTGTCGCGGCGCATGCCGTTCCAGGTCGACAGCACCTTGCGCAAGGCGATCAACGCCGGCGAAGTGATGTTCATCGACCAGCACCTGTCGGAAACCGTCGAACAACTGCGCAATCAGCAACTGAAGCTGCCGGACATCGCCGTGATCGAAGCCGTGGCCATCACCGAACAGGGCCACATCGTGCCGACCACCTCGGTGGGCAACTCGGCGAGCTTCGCGATCTTCGCCAAACATGTGATCGTCGAGATCAACCTGGCGCACAACGCCAACCTCGAAGGCCTGCATGACATCTATATTCCGACCTATCGCCCGACCCGTACGCCAATTCCACTGGTAAAGGTCGACGACCGCATCGGCAGCACTGCGATCCCGATCCCGCCGGAGAAGATTGTCGCCATCGTCATCACTCAACAGTCGGACTCGCCATCCACTGTGTCGTCGCCGGATGTCGACACCAAGGCCATCGCCGATCATCTGATCGCCTTCCTCAAGCAGGAAGTCGATGCCGGGCGCATGACCAACAAGCTCGGACCGCTGCAGGCCGGGATCGGCAACATTGCCAACGCAGTGATGTGCGGGCTGATCGATTCGCCGTTCGAAGACCTGACCATGTACTCCGAAGTGCTGCAGGACTCGACCTTCGACCTGATCGACGCCGGTAAGCTGAGCTTCGCCTCGGGCAGCTCGATCACCCTGTCGGAGCGGCGCAACAGCGACGTGTTCGGCAACCTGGAGAAGTACAAGGACAAGCTGGTGCTGCGCCCGCAGGAAATCTCCAACCACCCGGAAGTGGTACGGCGCCTCGGCATCATCGGCATCAATACGGCCCTTGAGTTCGACATCTATGGCAACGTCAACTCCACCCACGTCTGCGGCACGCGGATGATGAACGGCATCGGCGGTTCGGGCGACTTCGCACGCAACGCGCATCTGGCGGTGTTCGTGACCAAGTCGATCGCCAAGGGCGGCGCGATTTCCAGCGTGGTGCCGATGGTCAGCCACGTCGACCATACCGAACATGACGTCGACATTCTGGTGACCGAGGTTGGCCTGGCCGACCTGCGAGGCCTGGCGCCCCGGGAACGCGCCCGGGTGATCATCGATAACTGTGTACACCCGGATTTCCGCCAGGCGCTGAACGACTACTTCGAAAAAGCCTGCGCCATTGGCGGCCACACGCCGCACATCCTGCGTGATGCCCTGAGCTGGCATATCAATCTGGAAGAAACCGGACGCATGCTGGCCGTGTAA
- a CDS encoding NAD(P) transhydrogenase subunit alpha, producing MEELISPGIYNLIIFVLAIYVGYHVVWNVTPALHTPLMAVTNAISAIVIVGAMLAAALTVTPLGKTMGTLAVALAAVNVFGGFLVTRRMLEMFKKKAPKAKEEAPK from the coding sequence ATGGAAGAGCTTATCTCCCCCGGTATCTACAACCTGATCATCTTCGTGCTGGCGATTTATGTCGGTTACCACGTGGTCTGGAACGTTACACCCGCGCTGCACACGCCTTTGATGGCCGTGACCAACGCCATTTCGGCGATCGTGATCGTCGGCGCCATGCTCGCCGCCGCACTGACCGTCACCCCGCTGGGCAAGACCATGGGCACCCTCGCGGTGGCACTGGCCGCGGTCAACGTGTTCGGTGGCTTCCTGGTCACCCGCCGCATGCTCGAGATGTTCAAGAAGAAAGCCCCGAAAGCAAAAGAAGAGGCGCCTAAGTAA